CACGTGCTCCACTTCGTCCCGCAGGATGACCCGCAGAATCGCAGCACCCCGCGGATCACCGACCGCCTCGAGCTTGTCGATCATGCCCGGGGCGACGTCCAGTCCACGTGCCTCGAGCACCCGCGGCACCAGCGCCATACGCACCATCGGATCGAAGTCGGTGCGCACGGCCATCTCCCAGAGGTTGTTGTGGGCAGGAAAGTCACCGTAGGCGTAGCCCGACTCGGCGAGGTGATCCGTCAGCATCAGGAAATGGCGCGACTCGTCGTCAGCCACCCGCATCCAGTCGGCGGCGAAGCGACGGGGCAACCCGGTGAAACGGTAGACCGCGTCGAGTGCCAGGTTGATCGCGTTGAACTCGATGTGGGCCAGCGCGTGGTAGAGGCTGGCACGGCCGACCGCCGAACCGGGCCCACGCTTTTTCACCGCAGCCGGGTGCACCAGCTCAGGCTTGTCCGGACGACCCGGGACCGACAGTCTGTCGGGGACCGCGTCGCCGGGACGCTCGTCCCAGGCGCCGGCCGACACCGACGCGGCGAGCGCCCGGACCGCGCGGCATTTCTCCACCGGGTCACCGGTCATCAGGCACGCCAGGGCGGCTGCCTGCAGTGTGGGCTCAGCCATGTCCCTGTTGCTCCGACGCCTCGGGGGGCGGCTGGTCGCGTTGCAGACCAGGCTGAGCGGCCAGGGCGCGGAACTCCTGCAACAGGGCCCGGCTGCGCAGTTCGCGGTGACCGAGCGGTTCCTGCAACAGGGCAGCGAGCAGCTTGCGTTGCTCTGCACGGTGGACGCTGAAGTCGCGTTGCGCCAACGCCAGCAGCGCCGCCCCGGACACGACACACGCCGCCGGTTGGTCGGAGGCCGGCTCGATGCCGTCGCGGTACAGGCCGTAATCGCGTTCGGCTTCGATGGGCTGCGCGGTGCCAGCGGTCACGTCAAAGGCCGGCGCCAGCCCCAGGTGGAGAAGCACGGTCAATTCGAAGATACGCAAGGCCGGCCCCGCTGGCTCACCTGCCGCAATGGTGGCAATCGAGGTGCCATACTGAGCAAAGACTTCAGGCGAGGCATCGCCCGCGGGCAGCAGCGCGAGCACCAGTTCGTTCAGATACAAGCCGCACGCCAGTGCCATGCCGGCCAACGGCACCACCGGGCCGCTGTCTTCCACGGCGGTCAGGGTGCGCAGTTCACCTCGCCCCACCGCCGAGAACAACAGCGGGCGGAACGGCTGCAGCACGGCCCGCTGACTGCGTTTACCCCGTCGCGCGCCTTTTGCAACCACGCGACACCGGCCGGTTCGCAAGCCGAAGAGGTCCACCAGCAAGCTCGTCTCGCGGTAGTCGCGCGTGTGCAGCACCCAGGCTGGATCGAGCTCAATCACTGATGCCAAGCGACTGCAGGGCATCGTGGTCGTCCGACCAGTCACGCCGGACCAGGACCCGCTGTTCGAGGTGCACTGGCACGCCAAACAGCTCGCTCATGCGTGCGCGTGCACGCGTGCCGACCGCCTTGAGCTTGCTGCCCTGGCGCCCGATCACGATGCCTTTCTGGCTCTCGCGCTCCACCCAAATGGCCGCCAGAATGCGGTAGCCGCTCGGGCTGGCATCGAACTGCTCGATCTGCACGGTGATCGCGTAGGGCAGCTCCTCGTTGAGTTGCCGGGTCAGCTGTTCCCGAATCAGTTCGGCGGCCAGGAACCGTTCACTCTTGTCGGTCAGGGCATCGGCCTCGTAGGCGTGCTCGCCCTCGGGCAGCCGTGCGATCAAGCAGGCCTTGAGTGCCTCGATGCCGTCGCCGTTGCGCGCCGAGACCGGCACGACCTCGGCGAGCTCGGCCACCCGCGGAAGCGATTGCAGGTATGGCAGCAGCGCCGACTTGTTGTTGACCCGGTCGATCTTGTTGACCGCAAGGATCACTGGCGGGCCACTGCGCAGGGCCGCGTCCAGAGCGAGCTGGTCGTCGGCTTCGAACACGGGAGCCTGTACCAACATCACGATGAGGTCGACATCCGAGAGCGACCCGCGCGCCGTGCGGTTGAGCACGCGGTTGAGCACGCGGTTGCCACCGCCGTGGATGCCCGGCGTGTCGACAAACACGGCCTGCACCTCGCCCCAGGTCGCGATGCCGCGCACGGCGTGCCGCGTGGTCTGGGGTCGGTGCGCGGTGATGCTCACGCGTTCACCCACCAGGCGGTTGAGCAAGGTGGACTTGCCCACGTTTGGCCGTCCGACCAGGGCGACTGTGCCGAATCTGGTCCTGTCGTCGCGCGTCATGCGGTGCCTCCGCTGCTGTCGGTCAGGGCGTCAAGCGCGGTTTCGGCAGCACACTGCTCGGCCTTGCGGCGGCTGCTGCCACGCGCTTCCACGCGCAGATTGGCGTGTGCGACGTGACAGGCCACAGTGAACTGCCGTTCGTGCGCCTTGCCGGCGCTGCCGACCAGCTCGTAGCTGGGCAACGCCACACCGCGCGCCTGCAACCACTCCTGCAAGCGCGTTTTCGGGTCTTTCAGGGTCGCGGTGTCCGGCAGGTCGGCGAGGCGCGCAGCGTAAAGCCGTAAGATCACGCGCTCGCAGGCGGCAAAGCCACCGTCGAGAAAAACCGCGCCGAGCACCGCCTCGAAGGCGTCCGCCTGGATGGACTCGCGCTGAAATCCGCCGCTGCGCAATTCGCCCTGCCCCATGATCAGCAACCCGGGCAGGCCGAGCTCGGCCGAGATCACGGCGAGCGCGGTGCCGCGCACCAGGCGCGAGCGCAACCGGCTCAGGTCGCCTTCGGACAGGTCTGGCCGAAGGCGGAACAACGCAGCCGATATGGCACAGCTCAGGACGCTGTCACCGAGGAATTCGAGGCGCTCGTTGTTTGCCGCCCCGGCACTGCGGTGCGTGAGCGCGGCG
The nucleotide sequence above comes from Pseudomonadota bacterium. Encoded proteins:
- a CDS encoding ferritin-like domain-containing protein, which translates into the protein MAEPTLQAAALACLMTGDPVEKCRAVRALAASVSAGAWDERPGDAVPDRLSVPGRPDKPELVHPAAVKKRGPGSAVGRASLYHALAHIEFNAINLALDAVYRFTGLPRRFAADWMRVADDESRHFLMLTDHLAESGYAYGDFPAHNNLWEMAVRTDFDPMVRMALVPRVLEARGLDVAPGMIDKLEAVGDPRGAAILRVILRDEVEHVRIGNRWFLHHCEARALDPRATFRDLLRRHTRGFLTGPFNERYRKQAGFTDAELADLRDIEAEFVAQVRDGLR
- the recO gene encoding DNA repair protein RecO, whose translation is MIELDPAWVLHTRDYRETSLLVDLFGLRTGRCRVVAKGARRGKRSQRAVLQPFRPLLFSAVGRGELRTLTAVEDSGPVVPLAGMALACGLYLNELVLALLPAGDASPEVFAQYGTSIATIAAGEPAGPALRIFELTVLLHLGLAPAFDVTAGTAQPIEAERDYGLYRDGIEPASDQPAACVVSGAALLALAQRDFSVHRAEQRKLLAALLQEPLGHRELRSRALLQEFRALAAQPGLQRDQPPPEASEQQGHG
- the era gene encoding GTPase Era, coding for MTRDDRTRFGTVALVGRPNVGKSTLLNRLVGERVSITAHRPQTTRHAVRGIATWGEVQAVFVDTPGIHGGGNRVLNRVLNRTARGSLSDVDLIVMLVQAPVFEADDQLALDAALRSGPPVILAVNKIDRVNNKSALLPYLQSLPRVAELAEVVPVSARNGDGIEALKACLIARLPEGEHAYEADALTDKSERFLAAELIREQLTRQLNEELPYAITVQIEQFDASPSGYRILAAIWVERESQKGIVIGRQGSKLKAVGTRARARMSELFGVPVHLEQRVLVRRDWSDDHDALQSLGISD
- the rnc gene encoding ribonuclease III, coding for MSNPLSDLQARLEYRFADPQLLTAALTHRSAGAANNERLEFLGDSVLSCAISAALFRLRPDLSEGDLSRLRSRLVRGTALAVISAELGLPGLLIMGQGELRSGGFQRESIQADAFEAVLGAVFLDGGFAACERVILRLYAARLADLPDTATLKDPKTRLQEWLQARGVALPSYELVGSAGKAHERQFTVACHVAHANLRVEARGSSRRKAEQCAAETALDALTDSSGGTA